The Sulfurihydrogenibium sp. genome segment CAGAAACACAATCTCTAAAAAGATTAAAGATTTAGAAATAGATATTTCAGAAGAGTAAAATATTTTTAATACCTTGGGGTAAGAAATTAGCGGTTTTTATAAAATTTAAAAATGAGATCCTTCGGCCTTCGGGCCTCAAAATGACGTAAAGTTAAGCTTTCAAGAATTTTGAAACACTCTTTGTTTGAATTTGAAAAATCGATTAAAAGACAGATTCTTACCTGTCGCCCCAACAAGCTTAGTTAATGAAAATTTAGACTCCCGAGACCTTTTAAAGCCTCGGGATATTTTTAAAGATATTATGGGCAAGCATCTGTATGAGGAACTTTTCCAAGACCGATTAAAAAAGTTTTGAAAGGTTCCATGAATTTCATTGCTTCAACTTTAGAACCTTGGAATGTCATCTTTTTCATAATACCCATTCCCATAAATCCAAATTCGCCTTTTGCTAAAGACTTCCAGTTTTCATCTGTTGCGTGCATAACAAACTCTGGATTTGGGTCCTTAGCTTCACCGCCATAAATACATACTGCTTTTCCGTCTTCATACTTAATTCTGACTTCAACCTTTTTAGGTGGATTACAATCTTCTCTGTAAAATTGGATTGTTTTATAACCTTTTTGTTTATTTAAGTTGAATTCTGCCCATTCTGCCATGACCGTTTGCATATTTTTGTTCCAATACTCACAAAACTGTTCTGTCCACTTTGGACTCATCCAGGGTTCTGCTGCAAAGCTTGAAAAAGAAAGGGACAAAACCGTCCCTAAAACTGCTAATTTATTCATAACTATTACCTCCAATGCCTTAGAACGACCATCTTAAAGCTATACCAATTTCATTTTGTGAGTTTTTAGCTCCAACAAGAGGTAATCCACCACCCATATTTCCAGTTGATTCAACCTTTTTCTCAAATGCATGTACATATGCTAAATCAACTGCAAAGTTTTTTGTAAATTGGTA includes the following:
- a CDS encoding SCP2 sterol-binding domain-containing protein; protein product: MNKLAVLGTVLSLSFSSFAAEPWMSPKWTEQFCEYWNKNMQTVMAEWAEFNLNKQKGYKTIQFYREDCNPPKKVEVRIKYEDGKAVCIYGGEAKDPNPEFVMHATDENWKSLAKGEFGFMGMGIMKKMTFQGSKVEAMKFMEPFKTFLIGLGKVPHTDACP